Proteins encoded within one genomic window of Misgurnus anguillicaudatus chromosome 18, ASM2758022v2, whole genome shotgun sequence:
- the zbtb2b gene encoding zinc finger and BTB domain-containing protein 2b codes for MELANHGLILLQQLNAQREFGFLCDCTVAIGDVFFKAHKAVLAAFSNYFRMLFIHQDSDCVRLKPADIQPDIFSYLLNLMYTGKLATQLIDPARLEQGVKFLHAYPLIQEASLANHSNQAHPDISFPLSSSLYGIQISDQQAMHTNRLSARTHLSSPFDLDGSGLLDGKCVTTNKASSLTRSGSKHKYPLSETEVEASASTSQFVREATETETSAGEAPSCSPSSNTILHVKPSIMRRSSSFRKHYTCHICGGRFTQRLALREHLLLHTQSMLPLVLESGGAASPMATGGAATPEGEEVFRGSEANAATPIVDIASDSEQHLYSKDSLHAETAMAMSTTAVGLCAAQPQADTPPPSDIADIDNLEGVTDMEREVKRRKYECSTCGRKFIQKSHWREHMYIHTGKPYRCSACGKSFCRANQAARHVCVNQGSEPAYTMVDRQSMELCAADDSSQMEALFLGSSGRPYKCNICEMTFSSPNEVIKHLCFNQGGGMGMGITGLNSDNLAKDEGSDSSSGGPLITPIKTEEVFVE; via the exons ATGGAGCTGGCCAATCATGGTCTTATCCTTCTTCAGCAGCTCAACGCACAGAGGGAGTTTGGCTTCCTGTGTGACTGCACAGTCGCCATCGGTGACGTCTTCTTCAAAGCACACAAGGCCGTACTGGCCGCATTCTCGAATTACTTCAGAATGCTATTTATACACCAGGATAG TGACTGTGTTCGCTTGAAGCCTGCTGACATTCAGCCAGACATCTTCAGCTACCTCCTTAACCTGATGTATACTGGCAAACTGGCAACGCAGCTTATTGACCCGGCTCGTCTGGAGCAGGGCGTGAAGTTTCTCCATGCTTACCCCCTCATCCAGGAGGCAAGTCTAGCCAACCATTCAAATCAGGCTCACCCTGACATAAGCTTTCCCCTCTCATCCTCTCTTTACGGCATTCAAATATCAGACCAGCAGGCCATGCACACAAATCGCCTCTCAGCGAGAACACATTTGTCTTCTCCGTTTGACTTGGATGGCAGCGGTTTGCTGGACGGGAAGTGTGTAACCACAAACAAAGCTAGCTCGCTGACACGGTCTGGATCCAAGCACAAGTATCCTCTGTCAGAAACCGAAGTAGAGGCCTCTGCAAGCACCAGTCAGTTTGTGAGGGAGGCTACCGAAACGGAAACATCTGCAGGTGAGGCCCCATCTTGTTCTCCGAGTTCCAACACGATTCTGCACGTAAAACCCAGCATCATGAGAAGAAGTTCCTCTTTCAGGAAGCATTACACGTGCCACATTTGTGGAGGCCGCTTTACCCAGCGGCTCGCCTTAAGAGAGCACCTGCTTTTACACACGCAGTCTATGCTCCCCCTGGTGTTGGAGTCGGGTGGCGCAGCTTCCCCCATGGCAACCGGAGGAGCTGCCACGCCTGAGGGGGAAGAAGTTTTTAGAGGTAGCGAAGCAAACGCCGCCACCCCCATTGTAGACATCGCCAGTGACAGCGAGCAGCATCTATACTCTAAAGACTCGCTGCACGCTGAAACCGCCATGGCAATGTCTACAACAGCAGTCGGCCTTTGTGCGGCACAGCCCCAGGCAGACACGCCTCCTCCGTCCGACATCGCTGACATCGACAACCTAGAGGGTGTGACGGACATGGAGAGGGAAGTGAAGAGAAGGAAGTACGAGTGTTCCACTTGTGGCCGCAAGTTCATCCAAAAGAGCCACTGGAGAGAGCACATGTATATCCACACGGGCAAGCCGTACCGCTGCAGCGCCTGCGGAAAGAGCTTCTGCCGAGCCAATCAGGCAGCGCGGCACGTCTGCGTAAATCAGGGCTCGGAGCCGGCGTACACCATGGTGGACCGGCAAAGCATGGAGTTGTGTGCAGCAGATGACTCCAGCCAGATGGAGGCGCTGTTTCTGGGCTCATCAGGGAGACCGTACAAATGCAATATATGTGAAATGACCTTCTCTAGCCCCAATGAGGTCATCAAACACTTGTGCTTCAATCAGGGGGGCGGTATGGGAATGGGGATCACTGGGCTGAACAGTGACAACCTGGCCAAAGATGAAGGCTCTGATTCCTCCAGCGGTGGGCCGTTGATCACACCTATCAAAACTGAGGAAGTGTTTGTGGAGTAG
- the akap12b gene encoding A-kinase anchor protein 12b isoform X1 — protein sequence MGATPSVQRDAKSPEDAPEDAVDAEVNERMDQDGENVDDKPLQKNGQISISSLNGKTDDQSEYNGHTEDNPPAEVGQTDTISQKEESPDTIEVHQEEAAPQVNGEKGDDSANADEITITEEKEVEEKQEEANEVGFKKIFRFVGFKFTLKKDKNEKTEPVQLLTVKEADGGAQDPASEEIKEELTTEEAKSVEEKSPETTEKEQETAAEDVTVKAEETTDKPAEDAAAEAEKSSDDVPEKSAEELEVTPEKEPEPEVQTDSTSPLSQETQSPFRRFFTQGIFSNLRKKTSFKKSKDEEQVKEKSAEEEIKESDEVAEDAVDGTEKAEVDAEKGPVDAEQKEEPAEIKTEADTAEIASTDTEEQKDLKVEAEAASEAETLAQTETAEAPAAETADDAQPIEDAKPTNDKPDVSEVVTTEAEILSSQEKAKPQGSPLKKLFTGAGLKKLSSKKQKNKKEAESKQTESSEQVAEQIQSSTESAEPQKPDSGASSPEESVEHVVEEVMQAEMAQAAQHEGEQVTSDSEKKKDGILPWSSFKKLVTPKKRVKRPSESEDEAPADKPKSSTLSSTESASAVLDDKTDEPKPSEEAPSESKEETQVESKDEAKPEKAEPVAEEPKRKMDTSVSWEALICVGSSKKRARKTSDSDDEEPKIEEEVQQSEEEQVKTTESPVVSSGEADHENLASSPEPEEELVSTWESFKRLVTHRKKPKGEADEASGPEQPMSDSEIPKEESSFSLRKLIPRRKKKSDGKHDKVSSDVGSAEDDSDTPAVVPLSEYDSETAPEVAVKAEEVKEETATVTQVKAPAEDRSPSWISTAVENIEDAIEGNQLSDIPEEGDTAATPKSADSTIAEDVVELTSEAVTALEQVEETEMVSAVSRVTSSPVTSGETTPVPGDNVEKKTEVVLQEAVETITVTTGAMTVTMTEEQEINVVSTTDPIQVESATKEEKTILVAHEKTEATTICTGLDTKEIQVVEQESLLKSTVESITVVSQVLVTEMAVEDKMEKLEKASVTEDELLEAQVNEVQTDLKDEPQITLENAVEEKVQFEEVKEEPAAETVTDIQEVAAVKLGVINAVQQEPEILEEPVVAEETHSVEAEGPVEPTIEESICAKTVEVTEVAVAEGEKMQVLEDVKESVASVEVAPVEGVSIVVTDEVTATLPDVPAAETAKSKEDPIPVIAPSEEFAVIKETVCVISSTSETSQTAVLAQETIMEKVPLVIPTGDHKIQVIVNDVDVVSAQGVVESDIEVASTKVTVVVEEACDSVLKETELVQANQVTEAEIIEKQSSVIVQEVIQNVVENFVETHEDKKDVEEVKSCEETPAAPEIIEEPTTEVSKEKPALEEPSTSETLCKDDEQTRIIIEKPTITVSEAALIAETVPVSLTSEISVQSEEVVTVSVTTVHQETEVTKSEVDLKQAEEKTCEEQCSETTESKDGESQVEATETPASAATPEEKCLTTETTAVVGASQEELVAEECRVAKEVQIESAQEFDVGVVNVINAVSEPVQDPETVEDRLQKDLKEPQTKASTQDSKNQGESADPDCQKADAAKEEIDAVKTADAIAVEEVANDIEPISTDVVTVS from the exons CCTCTTCAAAAGAACGGACAGATCTCTATCTCCAGTCTTAACGGAAAGACAGACGATCAATCAGAATATAATGGTCACACAGAGGATAACCCCCCAGCTGAAG TTGGCCAAACGGACACCATCTCCCAAAAAGAAGAAAGTCCTGATACAATTGAAGTGCATCAGGAAGAGGCTGCTCCACAGGTTAATGGAGAGAAAGGAGATGATTCTGCAAATGCAGATGAAATTACTATCACAGAAGAGAAGGAAGTAGAGGAAAAACAAGAGGAGGCCAATGAGGTGGGCTTCAAAAAGATCTTCCGCTTTGTTGGATTCAAGTTCACACTGAAGAAGGATAAGAATGAAAAGACTGAACCTGTCCAGCTGCTGACAGTGAAGGAAGCAGATGGTGGTGCACAAGATCCAGCTTCTGAAGAAATTAAAGAGGAACTTACAACAGAGGAAGCTAAATCTGTGGAAGAGAAATCACCAGAAACAACAGAGAAAGAACAAGAGACAGCAGCTGAAGATGTGACTGTTAAGGCAGAGGAAACAACAGACAAACCTGCAGAAGATGCAGCAGCAGAGGCTGAAAAAAGCAGTGATGATGTGCCAGAGAAATCTGCAGAGGAATTGGAGGTTACACCAGAGAAAGAGCCAGAACCAGAAGTGCAAACTGATTCTACAAGTCCACTCTCTCAAGAGACTCAGAGTCCCTTCAGGAGATTTTTTACTCAGGGAATCTTTTCCAACCTGCGCAAGAAGACAAGCTTCAAGAAGTCCAAAGATGAGGAACAAGTGAAGGAAAAGTCTGCAGAGGAGGAAATTAAAGAATCTGATGAAGTAGCAGAGGATGCTGTTGATGGTACAGAGAAAGCAGAGGTGGATGCAGAGAAAGGACCAGTTGATGCCGAGCAGAAAGAGGAGCCAGCAGAAATTAAAACTGAAGCTGACACAGCTGAAATTGCTTCCACTGACACAGAGGAGCAAAAGGATCTTAAAGTAGAGGCTGAGGCTGCAAGTGAAGCTGAAACTCTGGCTCAAACTGAAACTGCTGAAGCTCCTGCTGCTGAAACTGCTGATGATGCACAGCCCATCGAAGATGCAAAGCCAACAAATGACAAGCCAGATGTCTCTGAAGTAGTGACCACTGAGGCTGAAATCCTGTCATCCCAGGAGAAAGCTAAGCCTCAGGGAAGCCCACTCAAGAAGCTGTTTACAGGAGCAGGTCTGAAAAAGCTGTCATCCAAAAAACAAAAGAATAAGAAAGAAGCAGAGTCAAAGCAAACAGAATCAAGCGAACAAGTTGCTGAACAAATCCAGTCATCCACTGAATCAGCTGAACCCCAGAAACCTGATAGTGGAGCATCTTCTCCAGAAGAATCTGTTGAGCATGTTGTAGAGGAGGTAATGCAAGCTGAAATGGCTCAAGCCGCGCAGCATGAGGGTGAACAAGTCACTTCTGACAGTGAGAAGAAGAAAGATGGAATTCTACCCTGGTCATCTTTCAAAAAACTAGTCACTCCAAAAAAACGTGTCAAAAGGCCTTCTGAGAGTGAAGATGAAGCACCTGCCGACAAACCTAAATCTTCTACTCTGTCTTCAACTGAGAGTGCAAGTGCCGTACTTGATGACAAAACTGATGAGCCTAAACCTTCTGAAGAAGCACCATCTGAGTCTAAAGAAGAAACACAGGTAGAATCTAAGGATGAGGCAAAACCTGAGAAGGCCGAACCAGTTGCAGAGGAGCCAAAAAGAAAAATGGATACCTCTGTTTCCTGGGAAGCTCTTATTTGTGTGGGGTCATCTAAAAAACGGGCCAGGAAGACTTCTGATTCTGACGATGAGGAGCCTAAGATTGAGGAAGAAGTGCAGCAGTCTGAAGAGGAGCAGGTGAAGACCACTGAGTCACCTGTTGTTAGTTCAGGTGAAGCTGACCATGAGAATTTGGCATCCTCACCTGAACCGGAGGAAGAGCTTGTTTCTACTTGGGAGTCCTTCAAGAGGCTGGTCACCCATAGAAAGAAACCAAAAGGAGAAGCTGATGAAGCCTCGGGCCCAGAGCAGCCAATGTCTGACAGTGAAATCCCCAAAGAAGAATCCTCCTTTTCTTTGAGGAAACTGATTCCACGCAGGAAAAAGAAGTCTGATGGTAAACATGACAAAGTCTCGTCTGATGTTGGCTCCGCAGAGGATGACTCTGACACTCCAGCAGTGGTGCCTCTGTCAGAATATGACAGTGAAACTGCTCCAGAAGTTGCTGTTAAGGCAGAGGAGGTGAAGGAGGAAACTGCAACAGTGACTCAGGTAAAGGCCCCAGCTGAAGACAGATCACCATCATGGATCTCAACTGCTGTGGAAAATATTGAGGATGCGATAGAAGGAAATCAACTCAGTGACATACCTGAAGAGGGAGACACCGCTGCCACACCTAAATCAGCTGACAGCACCATTGCTGAAGACGTTGTTGAGCTCACATCAGAGGCTGTTACTGCTCTTGAACAAGTAGAGGAAACAGAAATGGTTTCTGCTGTTTCACGTGTTACATCATCACCAGTTACATCAGGTGAGACAACTCCTGTCCCAGGTGATAATGTGGAGAAAAAGACTGAGGTAGTACTACAGGAAGCCGTGGAGACGATCACTGTTACCACAGGTGCCATGACTGTCACCATGACTGAGGAGCAAGAGATAAATGTTGTTTCCACAACTGATCCTATTCAAGTTGAGTCAGCTACCAAGGAAGAGAAAACCATCTTGGTTGCTCATGAGAAAACTGAGGCAACAACCATTTGCACCGGCCTCGACACTAAAGAAATACAGGTGGTGGAACAGGAGAGCCTCTTGAAGTCTACAGTCGAGTCTATCACAGTTGTTAGCCAGGTACTAGTCACAGAGATGGCTGTAGAAGACAAAATGGAAAAGCTTGAAAAGGCCAGCGTGACTGAGGATGAACTTCTCGAGGCACAGGTGAATGAAGTTCAGACAGACCTTAAAGATGAGCCTCAGATAACTTTAGAAAACGCTGTGGAGGAAAAAGTGCAGTTTGAAGAGGTGAAAGAAGAACCTGCAGCAGAGACTGTCACTGACATTCAAGAAGTAGCAGCAGTTAAGCTTGGAGTAATCAATGCAGTACAGCAGGAGCCAGAAATTCTCGAAGAGCCAGTGGTGGCTGAAGAAACCCACAGCGTTGAGGCTGAAGGTCCTGTTGAACCAACCATTGAAGAGTCAATCTGTGCCAAAACTGTAGAGGTCACTGAAGTTGCTGTTGCTGAAGGCGAGAAGATGCAAGTACTGGAGGATGTTAAAGAGTCAGTTGCCAGTGTTGAGGTAGCACCTGTTGAGGGTGTATCGATAGTTGTAACAGACGAGGTCACGGCAACCCTTCCAGATGTACCTGCTGCTGAAACCGCAAAGTCTAAGGAAGATCCCATTCCTGTTATTGCTCCCTCTGAAGAATTTGCAGTCATCAAAGAAACTGTATGTGTTATAAGCTCAACATCCGAGACATCCCAAACAGCAGTGCTAGCACAGGAAACAATTATGGAAAAAGTTCCCCTTGTTATTCCCACTGGTGACCACAAAATTCAGGTTATAGTGAATGATGTAGATGTTGTCTCTGCTCAAGGAGTAGTCGAGAGTGACATTGAAGTGGCCTCAACAAAAGTTACTGTTGTGGTAGAGGAAGCTTGTGACAGTGTGTTAAAAGAAACTGAACTGGTACAGGCAAACCAAGTAACAGAAGCAGAAATCATCGAGAAACAAAGCAGTGTCATTGTGCAGGaggtcattcaaaatgttgttGAGAACTTTGTGGAAACACATGAGGATAAAAAGGATGTTGAGGAAGTAAAGAGCTGTGAAGAGACTCCGGCGGCTCCTGAAATAATCGAGGAACCCACAACAGAAGTTTCAAAGGAAAAACCAGCACTAGAGGAACCAAGTACATCTGAGACTCTCTGCAAAGATGATGAACAAACTCGTATTATCATTGAGAAACCAACTATAACAGTCAGTGAAGCTGCGTTGATTGCAGAAACAGTCCCGGTGTCTCTCACAAGTGAAATTTCAGTTCAAAGTGAGGAGGTTGTAACAGTTTCTGTGACAACTGTGCATCAAGAAACAGAGGTAACAAAAAGCGAAGTTGATCTTAAGCAAGCAGAAGAAAAGACATGCGAAGAACAGTGTAGTGAGACCACAGAAAGTAAAGATGGAGAAAGTCAAGTCGAAGCCACTGAGACACCAGCTTCAGCAGCCACACCAGAGGAAAAGTGTCTGACTACTGAAACAACTGCTGTTGTAGGTGCAAGTCAAGAAGAGTTGGTGGCTGAAGAGTGTCGAGTGGCGAAGGAGGTACAGATTGAATCAGCACAGGAATTCGATGTTGGTGtcgtaaatgtaataaatgcaGTCAGTGAACCTGTTCAAGACCCAGAGACAGTAGAAGACAGGCTTCAAAAAGACTTGAAAGAGCCCCAGACAAAAGCTTCAACACAGGACTCTAAAAACCAGGGAGAATCCGCAGATCCAGATTGTCAAAAGGCAGATGCGGCCAAAGAGGAGATTGATGCTGTGAAGACGGCAGATGCCATTGCAGTGGAGGAGGTGGCGAATGACATTGAACCCATTTCCACAGACGTTGTCACAGTGTCATGA
- the akap12b gene encoding A-kinase anchor protein 12b isoform X2 yields the protein MLGTITLTVGQTDTISQKEESPDTIEVHQEEAAPQVNGEKGDDSANADEITITEEKEVEEKQEEANEVGFKKIFRFVGFKFTLKKDKNEKTEPVQLLTVKEADGGAQDPASEEIKEELTTEEAKSVEEKSPETTEKEQETAAEDVTVKAEETTDKPAEDAAAEAEKSSDDVPEKSAEELEVTPEKEPEPEVQTDSTSPLSQETQSPFRRFFTQGIFSNLRKKTSFKKSKDEEQVKEKSAEEEIKESDEVAEDAVDGTEKAEVDAEKGPVDAEQKEEPAEIKTEADTAEIASTDTEEQKDLKVEAEAASEAETLAQTETAEAPAAETADDAQPIEDAKPTNDKPDVSEVVTTEAEILSSQEKAKPQGSPLKKLFTGAGLKKLSSKKQKNKKEAESKQTESSEQVAEQIQSSTESAEPQKPDSGASSPEESVEHVVEEVMQAEMAQAAQHEGEQVTSDSEKKKDGILPWSSFKKLVTPKKRVKRPSESEDEAPADKPKSSTLSSTESASAVLDDKTDEPKPSEEAPSESKEETQVESKDEAKPEKAEPVAEEPKRKMDTSVSWEALICVGSSKKRARKTSDSDDEEPKIEEEVQQSEEEQVKTTESPVVSSGEADHENLASSPEPEEELVSTWESFKRLVTHRKKPKGEADEASGPEQPMSDSEIPKEESSFSLRKLIPRRKKKSDGKHDKVSSDVGSAEDDSDTPAVVPLSEYDSETAPEVAVKAEEVKEETATVTQVKAPAEDRSPSWISTAVENIEDAIEGNQLSDIPEEGDTAATPKSADSTIAEDVVELTSEAVTALEQVEETEMVSAVSRVTSSPVTSGETTPVPGDNVEKKTEVVLQEAVETITVTTGAMTVTMTEEQEINVVSTTDPIQVESATKEEKTILVAHEKTEATTICTGLDTKEIQVVEQESLLKSTVESITVVSQVLVTEMAVEDKMEKLEKASVTEDELLEAQVNEVQTDLKDEPQITLENAVEEKVQFEEVKEEPAAETVTDIQEVAAVKLGVINAVQQEPEILEEPVVAEETHSVEAEGPVEPTIEESICAKTVEVTEVAVAEGEKMQVLEDVKESVASVEVAPVEGVSIVVTDEVTATLPDVPAAETAKSKEDPIPVIAPSEEFAVIKETVCVISSTSETSQTAVLAQETIMEKVPLVIPTGDHKIQVIVNDVDVVSAQGVVESDIEVASTKVTVVVEEACDSVLKETELVQANQVTEAEIIEKQSSVIVQEVIQNVVENFVETHEDKKDVEEVKSCEETPAAPEIIEEPTTEVSKEKPALEEPSTSETLCKDDEQTRIIIEKPTITVSEAALIAETVPVSLTSEISVQSEEVVTVSVTTVHQETEVTKSEVDLKQAEEKTCEEQCSETTESKDGESQVEATETPASAATPEEKCLTTETTAVVGASQEELVAEECRVAKEVQIESAQEFDVGVVNVINAVSEPVQDPETVEDRLQKDLKEPQTKASTQDSKNQGESADPDCQKADAAKEEIDAVKTADAIAVEEVANDIEPISTDVVTVS from the exons ATGCTTGGGACAATAACTCTAACAG TTGGCCAAACGGACACCATCTCCCAAAAAGAAGAAAGTCCTGATACAATTGAAGTGCATCAGGAAGAGGCTGCTCCACAGGTTAATGGAGAGAAAGGAGATGATTCTGCAAATGCAGATGAAATTACTATCACAGAAGAGAAGGAAGTAGAGGAAAAACAAGAGGAGGCCAATGAGGTGGGCTTCAAAAAGATCTTCCGCTTTGTTGGATTCAAGTTCACACTGAAGAAGGATAAGAATGAAAAGACTGAACCTGTCCAGCTGCTGACAGTGAAGGAAGCAGATGGTGGTGCACAAGATCCAGCTTCTGAAGAAATTAAAGAGGAACTTACAACAGAGGAAGCTAAATCTGTGGAAGAGAAATCACCAGAAACAACAGAGAAAGAACAAGAGACAGCAGCTGAAGATGTGACTGTTAAGGCAGAGGAAACAACAGACAAACCTGCAGAAGATGCAGCAGCAGAGGCTGAAAAAAGCAGTGATGATGTGCCAGAGAAATCTGCAGAGGAATTGGAGGTTACACCAGAGAAAGAGCCAGAACCAGAAGTGCAAACTGATTCTACAAGTCCACTCTCTCAAGAGACTCAGAGTCCCTTCAGGAGATTTTTTACTCAGGGAATCTTTTCCAACCTGCGCAAGAAGACAAGCTTCAAGAAGTCCAAAGATGAGGAACAAGTGAAGGAAAAGTCTGCAGAGGAGGAAATTAAAGAATCTGATGAAGTAGCAGAGGATGCTGTTGATGGTACAGAGAAAGCAGAGGTGGATGCAGAGAAAGGACCAGTTGATGCCGAGCAGAAAGAGGAGCCAGCAGAAATTAAAACTGAAGCTGACACAGCTGAAATTGCTTCCACTGACACAGAGGAGCAAAAGGATCTTAAAGTAGAGGCTGAGGCTGCAAGTGAAGCTGAAACTCTGGCTCAAACTGAAACTGCTGAAGCTCCTGCTGCTGAAACTGCTGATGATGCACAGCCCATCGAAGATGCAAAGCCAACAAATGACAAGCCAGATGTCTCTGAAGTAGTGACCACTGAGGCTGAAATCCTGTCATCCCAGGAGAAAGCTAAGCCTCAGGGAAGCCCACTCAAGAAGCTGTTTACAGGAGCAGGTCTGAAAAAGCTGTCATCCAAAAAACAAAAGAATAAGAAAGAAGCAGAGTCAAAGCAAACAGAATCAAGCGAACAAGTTGCTGAACAAATCCAGTCATCCACTGAATCAGCTGAACCCCAGAAACCTGATAGTGGAGCATCTTCTCCAGAAGAATCTGTTGAGCATGTTGTAGAGGAGGTAATGCAAGCTGAAATGGCTCAAGCCGCGCAGCATGAGGGTGAACAAGTCACTTCTGACAGTGAGAAGAAGAAAGATGGAATTCTACCCTGGTCATCTTTCAAAAAACTAGTCACTCCAAAAAAACGTGTCAAAAGGCCTTCTGAGAGTGAAGATGAAGCACCTGCCGACAAACCTAAATCTTCTACTCTGTCTTCAACTGAGAGTGCAAGTGCCGTACTTGATGACAAAACTGATGAGCCTAAACCTTCTGAAGAAGCACCATCTGAGTCTAAAGAAGAAACACAGGTAGAATCTAAGGATGAGGCAAAACCTGAGAAGGCCGAACCAGTTGCAGAGGAGCCAAAAAGAAAAATGGATACCTCTGTTTCCTGGGAAGCTCTTATTTGTGTGGGGTCATCTAAAAAACGGGCCAGGAAGACTTCTGATTCTGACGATGAGGAGCCTAAGATTGAGGAAGAAGTGCAGCAGTCTGAAGAGGAGCAGGTGAAGACCACTGAGTCACCTGTTGTTAGTTCAGGTGAAGCTGACCATGAGAATTTGGCATCCTCACCTGAACCGGAGGAAGAGCTTGTTTCTACTTGGGAGTCCTTCAAGAGGCTGGTCACCCATAGAAAGAAACCAAAAGGAGAAGCTGATGAAGCCTCGGGCCCAGAGCAGCCAATGTCTGACAGTGAAATCCCCAAAGAAGAATCCTCCTTTTCTTTGAGGAAACTGATTCCACGCAGGAAAAAGAAGTCTGATGGTAAACATGACAAAGTCTCGTCTGATGTTGGCTCCGCAGAGGATGACTCTGACACTCCAGCAGTGGTGCCTCTGTCAGAATATGACAGTGAAACTGCTCCAGAAGTTGCTGTTAAGGCAGAGGAGGTGAAGGAGGAAACTGCAACAGTGACTCAGGTAAAGGCCCCAGCTGAAGACAGATCACCATCATGGATCTCAACTGCTGTGGAAAATATTGAGGATGCGATAGAAGGAAATCAACTCAGTGACATACCTGAAGAGGGAGACACCGCTGCCACACCTAAATCAGCTGACAGCACCATTGCTGAAGACGTTGTTGAGCTCACATCAGAGGCTGTTACTGCTCTTGAACAAGTAGAGGAAACAGAAATGGTTTCTGCTGTTTCACGTGTTACATCATCACCAGTTACATCAGGTGAGACAACTCCTGTCCCAGGTGATAATGTGGAGAAAAAGACTGAGGTAGTACTACAGGAAGCCGTGGAGACGATCACTGTTACCACAGGTGCCATGACTGTCACCATGACTGAGGAGCAAGAGATAAATGTTGTTTCCACAACTGATCCTATTCAAGTTGAGTCAGCTACCAAGGAAGAGAAAACCATCTTGGTTGCTCATGAGAAAACTGAGGCAACAACCATTTGCACCGGCCTCGACACTAAAGAAATACAGGTGGTGGAACAGGAGAGCCTCTTGAAGTCTACAGTCGAGTCTATCACAGTTGTTAGCCAGGTACTAGTCACAGAGATGGCTGTAGAAGACAAAATGGAAAAGCTTGAAAAGGCCAGCGTGACTGAGGATGAACTTCTCGAGGCACAGGTGAATGAAGTTCAGACAGACCTTAAAGATGAGCCTCAGATAACTTTAGAAAACGCTGTGGAGGAAAAAGTGCAGTTTGAAGAGGTGAAAGAAGAACCTGCAGCAGAGACTGTCACTGACATTCAAGAAGTAGCAGCAGTTAAGCTTGGAGTAATCAATGCAGTACAGCAGGAGCCAGAAATTCTCGAAGAGCCAGTGGTGGCTGAAGAAACCCACAGCGTTGAGGCTGAAGGTCCTGTTGAACCAACCATTGAAGAGTCAATCTGTGCCAAAACTGTAGAGGTCACTGAAGTTGCTGTTGCTGAAGGCGAGAAGATGCAAGTACTGGAGGATGTTAAAGAGTCAGTTGCCAGTGTTGAGGTAGCACCTGTTGAGGGTGTATCGATAGTTGTAACAGACGAGGTCACGGCAACCCTTCCAGATGTACCTGCTGCTGAAACCGCAAAGTCTAAGGAAGATCCCATTCCTGTTATTGCTCCCTCTGAAGAATTTGCAGTCATCAAAGAAACTGTATGTGTTATAAGCTCAACATCCGAGACATCCCAAACAGCAGTGCTAGCACAGGAAACAATTATGGAAAAAGTTCCCCTTGTTATTCCCACTGGTGACCACAAAATTCAGGTTATAGTGAATGATGTAGATGTTGTCTCTGCTCAAGGAGTAGTCGAGAGTGACATTGAAGTGGCCTCAACAAAAGTTACTGTTGTGGTAGAGGAAGCTTGTGACAGTGTGTTAAAAGAAACTGAACTGGTACAGGCAAACCAAGTAACAGAAGCAGAAATCATCGAGAAACAAAGCAGTGTCATTGTGCAGGaggtcattcaaaatgttgttGAGAACTTTGTGGAAACACATGAGGATAAAAAGGATGTTGAGGAAGTAAAGAGCTGTGAAGAGACTCCGGCGGCTCCTGAAATAATCGAGGAACCCACAACAGAAGTTTCAAAGGAAAAACCAGCACTAGAGGAACCAAGTACATCTGAGACTCTCTGCAAAGATGATGAACAAACTCGTATTATCATTGAGAAACCAACTATAACAGTCAGTGAAGCTGCGTTGATTGCAGAAACAGTCCCGGTGTCTCTCACAAGTGAAATTTCAGTTCAAAGTGAGGAGGTTGTAACAGTTTCTGTGACAACTGTGCATCAAGAAACAGAGGTAACAAAAAGCGAAGTTGATCTTAAGCAAGCAGAAGAAAAGACATGCGAAGAACAGTGTAGTGAGACCACAGAAAGTAAAGATGGAGAAAGTCAAGTCGAAGCCACTGAGACACCAGCTTCAGCAGCCACACCAGAGGAAAAGTGTCTGACTACTGAAACAACTGCTGTTGTAGGTGCAAGTCAAGAAGAGTTGGTGGCTGAAGAGTGTCGAGTGGCGAAGGAGGTACAGATTGAATCAGCACAGGAATTCGATGTTGGTGtcgtaaatgtaataaatgcaGTCAGTGAACCTGTTCAAGACCCAGAGACAGTAGAAGACAGGCTTCAAAAAGACTTGAAAGAGCCCCAGACAAAAGCTTCAACACAGGACTCTAAAAACCAGGGAGAATCCGCAGATCCAGATTGTCAAAAGGCAGATGCGGCCAAAGAGGAGATTGATGCTGTGAAGACGGCAGATGCCATTGCAGTGGAGGAGGTGGCGAATGACATTGAACCCATTTCCACAGACGTTGTCACAGTGTCATGA